One genomic segment of Labrus bergylta chromosome 17, fLabBer1.1, whole genome shotgun sequence includes these proteins:
- the exosc2 gene encoding exosome complex component RRP4 gives MAADMRLPTIRTPVSLLDSAFERKDLVVPGDVITSDTGFMRGHGTYVDEDKLTASVAGEVQRVDKLICVRPLKTRFNGEVGDVVVGRITEVQQKRWKVETNSRLDSVLLLSSVNLPGGELRRRSAEDELTMREYLQEGDLISAEVQSVYSDGALSLHTRSLKYGKLGQGVLLQLSPSLIKRQKTHFHNLPCGASIILGNNGFVWLYPTPEIQEEEAGGFYTSLEPVGLSDREVISRLRNCLLALAAHKVLLFDTSVLYCYESSVQHQVKDILKPEVMEEIVMLTQQKLLEQEG, from the exons ATGGCTGCTGACATGAGATTACCAACTATTCGTACACCAGTGTCTTTATTAGATTCTGCTTTTGAAAGGAAAGATCTTGTGGTCCCCGGTGATGTTATAACTTCAGACACAGGTTTCATGAG AGGTCATGGTACCTATGTAGATGAGGACAAGCTGACGGCATccgttgctggagaggtgcagaGAGTGGACAAGCTGATCTGTGTAAGACCACTTAAGACCAG GTTTAATGGAGAGGTTGGAGATGTGGTGGTTGGCAGAATCACAGAG gTACAACAAAAAAGATGGAAGGTGGAGACCAACTCCCGGTTGGACTCCGTCCTCTTGTTGTCTTCTGTTAATCTGCCTGGAGGAGAGCTG aGGAGACGATCAGCAGAAGATGAGCTCACCATGAGGGAATACCTTCAAGAGGGCGATCTTATCAGT GCCGAGGTGCAGTCTGTATACTCGGATGGAGCCCTATCACTTCACACCCGCAGTTTAAAGTATGGAAAA TTGGGCCAAGGAGTGCTGTTACAgctttctccctctctgatcaagagacagaaaacacatttccacaACCTGCCGTGTGGTGCCTCCATTATCCTGGGGAATAATGGCTTTGTGTGGTTGTATCCCACTCCAGAGATTCaggaggaggaagctggagGCTTCTACACCAGCTTAGAG CCTGTTGGCCTATCAGATCGAGAAGTGATTTCACGGTTAAGGAACTGTCTACTGGCTCTGGCTGCACACAAGGTCCTTTTGTTCGACACCAGTGTTCTCTATTGCTATGAATCTTCAGTTCAACACCAG GTCAAAGACATCTTGAAGCcagaagtgatggaggagatTGTAATGTTGACTCAACAGAAGCTGTTGGAGCAGGAAGGTTAA